The DNA window CCAGAAGCAACCCCCACCttcttttttcccctttcctttCCCCGTGCAACGAACGCAAACGCGACTCAACGAATCGAATCAAATCAAATTCGCCGTCCTCCTCGTCGGCGCCACCGGCCTCGAGCGCCTGCCCGCCGCCCGATCGGCCACCGGAGATGCAGCACGGGAGCGGCGACTACTCGGCATCCGGCCCCGCCGGCCACTACTTCACGCACCAGTACGCGCCCCCGGGCTCCAGCCCGTATCCAGCCTCCACCGATGCaccggcgccgggggcggggggctACGCCTCCGCACCGCCCTACTCCGTTGGCGGAGGCTACCCCGACCAGCCGCCCTACTCCGTCGGGGGAGGCTACTCCGACCAGCCGCCCTCTGCCCCGGCCTACTCGCAGCCGCCGACCACACAGCCCCAATACGGCGCCGCGTACCCGCCCTACAACACCAACCCCACGCCTTACCCGCCGGAGCCGTACTACACCTACACGCCGCCACCCACCCAGCCGGCGGCCCCGCCGGCCGCGGAGCCCAACCCCCCGCCGCTGCCCTACGACGCCCCGTACTACGGGGGCGGGTACCAGCCACCTGCCGCTGGGTGCGACAACGAGGATTACCTGAACGAGGGCGCGTACGCgtacagcggcggcggcggcggctcggagcCGTACGGGGCGCGCGGCACGGCCCCTGCGCGGTCGGGATCCGCGCTGTTTGATGACTATGGGCGGTCGATCAGTGTCCCATCCGGAGGGGAGGAGCAACCCTggagcggtggcggtggcggtggcggcggcagtggGGGTGGGAGCTTTGGGCCGATCGCGAGGGCCCTTCCAAAGGCGGACACGCATGAGGACTCGAGTGGCGGTGCACAGAAATTTCGGGTTAAGCTGCTTCCAGAGGGCGCTGGGAATCCTACTGATGTGCTTTGCCAGGTACGGTAATAATAAGAGTGATGAAATTATGCATCATGGCAAAATATGTTTGAAGATTGGGAGGTGTTGACGGTTTCCTGCTAGGATCCACTAATTTTCCTTGCCATTGATGACAAAGAAAACTCAACTGTCATTCTGATACATGAGATGTCATGATGGTTTTGTTGCAGATTGGTCTAGATGGAATTCGCATGCTTGATCCCAATACAAGCAGGACCCTAAAAATTTATCCCCTTGATTCATTGACAAGATGGGAGGTCAGTTAGCCTGCTTGTTCTTATGAAAATGATGTTTGTTTTTCCGTAATACAGATATGCAGCAATTAGTGAGATTAATGTCTGTTGGTGCTTATTTAGGTTTTGGATTCAACTATATTTGCATTCTGGACAAAGACATCAGTGGATATTGAACCAAAGCGAATTAGGCTGAAGTCAAACAGTTATACTTGCAATACTATGCTTGACACTCTGACAGCAGCAACAGTGCAGGTATTACAGCAACACTATTTTTCCTATCCGTGACAATATTTGGTCTCATGTTTCTACTAAAAAAACATGCTTCTGAGGTGATGCTTAGTTTAATTATATTTCTACTTTTAGTCTTGTCTTTGTTGTTGCTTTAAAATGGTTTGATGTTATCTGCTAGCATGCAGTATTTTTAAGATGATGCCTCATCTGGTTCTGTTGTTTTAGCTTCATGCACATATATAACTATAGAGGTTGATGTTTTAGGAGTTTTACATGGTTTATCCATTCCGATTATTGATTATATAAGCTTATATCACATCAATACCATAAGTAGTCAATAGGGAAGAGTCTTTAGGGGGGAAACAAAACAAAACGTAGTTAAAAATCAAAATTAACTTGCTGAATCAACTTGTATGCTGGAGGTAATATAGTAAAAATATGACCTGTGTCTTGAGTATTCTATTTCTCCAAAGTTCTACTCACATCACATATGATTAGTAAAATGGTGATAGGACTGGTGATCCTACTGCGACTGCGCAGATGATAGGAGTAGGAGGGCGGCGGTCGGGCTTGAACCCCTGGCGGTGAGTAGGAGCCGTGGCGAGCGGGCGGCGAGCGTGGGCGAAGAAGAGAGATGCGTGCGTGAGGGTTGGCCCCGTGAGGCCAGGCAAAGAATTTGCCTTGCTTGATTTCTTCCAAAGAGAGTACAAGGGTTTTTATCCTCCTTGCCTAACAACTGATCCAACCGGATCCTATAATTAAGGGCAAATAAATCAACAACTTAAGGAACTCTATAATATCTAGCCACTAGTGCGACGCCTACGCTGAAACGTGATGCCGGTCATAACATCTCTCCCCGCCTCTTCCTCAAGCTGAAAGTCGGGGTAGCGGGTCTTAAAGTCCTCCAGGAATTCCCAAGTGGCTTCATCTGAAGGCAGGCCTTGCCACTGCACGAGCACATGCCAGACGCCACGGCGAAGCTAGGCGCGCAGCACCAGTGTTGGGGCAGGAAGCAGCCGGCCGTCATGCACCGGAGGCAGGGCTGTCGGAGGGTCCCTAGTGAAAGGCTTGAGCAGCCCGACATGGAACACGTCATGGAGACGGGCGCCCTCTGGAAGTTGAAGGCGATAGGCGACCGTGCTGATGCGCTCGAGGACCTTGAAAGGTCCCGCGTAGCAAGGGCCGAGCTTGCCCTTTGGCCCCTGGCGTCGAGCGAGTGGGTTGGCCGGTGGAGAAGGCGAAGCCACACCCAATCGCCCACTGCAAACTCCAGCTCCCGATGATGGTCGTCGTAGTGGCGCTTGGCGTATTGCTGCGCTT is part of the Panicum hallii strain FIL2 chromosome 2, PHallii_v3.1, whole genome shotgun sequence genome and encodes:
- the LOC112881453 gene encoding protein FREE1 isoform X2, giving the protein MQHGSGDYSASGPAGHYFTHQYAPPGSSPYPASTDAPAPGAGGYASAPPYSVGGGYPDQPPYSVGGGYSDQPPSAPAYSQPPTTQPQYGAAYPPYNTNPTPYPPEPYYTYTPPPTQPAAPPAAEPNPPPLPYDAPYYGGGYQPPAAGCDNEDYLNEGAYAYSGGGGGSEPYGARGTAPARSGSALFDDYGRSISVPSGGEEQPWSGGGGGGGGSGGGSFGPIARALPKADTHEDSSGGAQKFRVKLLPEGAGNPTDVLCQIGLDGIRMLDPNTSRTLKIYPLDSLTRWEVLDSTIFAFWTKTSVDIEPKRIRLKSNSYTCNTMLDTLTAATVQFKEIGGDARSKGTVSAGKPAVQPNEKKKGFDWMFAKPVDEVKDHWVPDEVAKKCHSCAVDFSPFNRRHHCRNCGEIFCDKCSQGRIALTAEDNAPLVRVCDRCMAEVTQRLSMAKEAASRSSTVQSHEDLARKLKEMERNRKSSGWASGGGASGTRMREVACPTCTVHLQVQIPTSGSETVECGVCQHAFLVSAN
- the LOC112881453 gene encoding protein FREE1 isoform X1; translated protein: MQHGSGDYSASGPAGHYFTHQYAPPGSSPYPASTDAPAPGAGGYASAPPYSVGGGYPDQPPYSVGGGYSDQPPSAPAYSQPPTTQPQYGAAYPPYNTNPTPYPPEPYYTYTPPPTQPAAPPAAEPNPPPLPYDAPYYGGGYQPPAAGCDNEDYLNEGAYAYSGGGGGSEPYGARGTAPARSGSALFDDYGRSISVPSGGEEQPWSGGGGGGGGSGGGSFGPIARALPKADTHEDSSGGAQKFRVKLLPEGAGNPTDVLCQIGLDGIRMLDPNTSRTLKIYPLDSLTRWEVLDSTIFAFWTKTSVDIEPKRIRLKSNSYTCNTMLDTLTAATVQFKEIGGDARSKGTVSAGKPAVQPNEKKKGFDWMFAKPVDEVKDHWVPDEVAKKCHSCAVDFSPFNRRHHCRNCGEIFCDKCSQGRIALTAEDNAPLVRVCDRCMAEVTQRLSMAKEAASRSSTVQSHEDLARKLKEEMERNRKSSGWASGGGASGTRMREVACPTCTVHLQVQIPTSGSETVECGVCQHAFLVSAN